From the genome of Brassica oleracea var. oleracea cultivar TO1000 chromosome C4, BOL, whole genome shotgun sequence:
CAAAATTTTGATTCTTAGATATGTATCTGGAGTGAAACTAATTTTTATAGATGTCTATTTTTTTTAAATTGACACTTATGTATTCACCGAATTTATAAGAAGTTAAGAAAAGAAACTTAACTCATATCAACGAAACAAAGACGAGAACGAGAACACAATTTTATAGATGTGAAAATTGAAATCGTTTATGGAAAGTCAATAGTAAACAAATCGAGAGCAGAAAACCTAGTCCCCTTTCGTCATTATACAATCGATGCTGTCTATTTGGTTTTGGTGATTCGTGTCGCGCGGAAAACTTAATTTCTTTTTGTGCATATGAAGTCTTAAAAATAATTAAAATGAGACGTAATATGTTAACTCTTTAACAACGATGATTTATTTAAGAGACCAACATTTGTATTCGTCATTTTATAATCGATAAAGATTATAATGTTGCAAAATGTTAAAACCATTTACAACAAAAATTATTAAAAAAACCCATTCCGCGCATGCGCGCGGTTTATGTGTTTGGTTAAACTTGATTAATTTTATTCGGTTTTGGTTTCTACAATTCCGTTCATATGGACACCGCCCCCTCTTAAATTAACTAAAATTTCGAATCTTAAATCTTACTGTAATAAGTATGTATTCTAGTCAGAAGCTTCCCTTAAATTTAACACGTCCAGTATCTGGATTATACCAAAAAAATTATGTTATCAGCGGAAAATATATCATCCACTATACGTGCGTTATGCATGTGTTCGTATTTATGAAAATAAAATAAAACCAAATCTACTTTTAAATTCTTAAATAATTTTTTTATTCAATAATTTTTTTATATTATGGCGCCGTTTTTTCTTTACTTGTTGACGCGGCAAACATCTCATGACCTCTAGAAGTAAACAAATTATGCGAACAATAATAAGACTACTTATAAATTCGATCATAGCCTATAGTAATTTATTTCGATCAGTTACATCACGTGTTATGCATTATATGTCTGGTCAACGTAGTAACGGAGTGGAAAAAATAAAAAGCTATGCCGCGTCTAGTTGTCAATATATAAAGTAGTACCTGAAAACACTTTCTTTTCACAAACCTTTTAGGACAAAAACAACAAACACATCTCTGGATTTGTCTTTACAATCTTGTCTTGACTTCAGTTCTTGCTCAATTCCGACATGGATGCAGACTTCTTCTTAACCGACTTCTCACTCGAAAACATCGATTTCGACTTTAATATTTACGAAGAGATGAATGTATCACCTGTTGAAGCGAGCATGCATACACAAAGAGGTCAGTTTTCATCAAGTTTCGATCATCAAATGAACCTTGATCAGCTCACAGAGAAGCCGAAGCCTGCGGTGAAGGAGATGATGATCAACGACAAGCCACGAGTGATTTCTTTCGATTTCTCTAGTAATGTTTCTTCTTCTCTAGCTGAGGAAGATATTCTCATGGATCGATTGGTTAGATGTGGAAGCAAAAGAAAAGCATGTTCTTCTTCCACAAGATCTCCGACTCTCGCCAAAGAACATGTTATAGCCGAGAGAAAGCGTCGTGAGAAGCTTTCCGAAAAATTCATTGCCCTCTCAGCACTTCTTCCTGGTCTTAAGAAGGTACTATCTAGTAACAATAATATTAATGATAAATATTGTACTTTCGTGTTTACTAAAAATTTTCACTGTGAAAAGTTTAAAATCATAAGTTATTGTTAATTGACTTTTGAGGATATCAACATCTTATTTTTTCTTTCAGGCGGACAAGATTACGGTTCTTGATGACGCGATTTCACGTGTGAAACAACTCCAAGAACAAATAAGAAAGCTCAATGAAGAGAAAGAAGCAAGAAGAGAAATGGAATCCATGATTCTTGTGAAGAAATCTAAAGTGCTTTTCGATGAGGAACCATACCTATCATCATCTTCTTCCTCTTCATCTCATGCTAAATTTGATCAACTGTTGCCTGAAATTGAGGCTAAAGTAGTCCAAAAAGAAGTTCTAATCCGAATCCACTGCGAGAAGAGAAAAGGGTGCATGATTAACATACTAAACACGATTGAGAATCTTCATTTGCGCATAGAAAATAGTATTGTATTACCATTTGGAGACTCTACCCTTGACATTACAGTCCTTGCCCAGGTGATCCATTTACTAACAGTTCTCATTTGCAAATGATATATATTCAATATCATAGTGGATATATTTTTTACTCATCTAAATTGATGTCTATGTGAAAATACTAAAAAATATTTGAATTTTTTTATATTTCAGATGGGGAAAGATTTTTCAGTGTGTGCAGTTAAGGATCTTGTAAGGAACTTGAGACTCTCAATGGTTTAGTCTTCTTTGAAGTTTTAGTACCTGACTATACACCAATGCCAATGGTTTGGCTGTGGAGATTGAAACGACCCATTTACCTCGATTTGCTGCCGTTTTCTTGTAATTTCACTCTTTATAGTCTTTTTCACATGTGCAGTATCACGTCTGTTTGGTGTATTTTCTAGGTGAAGTTATCGCCTTCCTCATTGGTTGAAACTAAAGGGGTTATTTTCGAGAATGAACGTTGAGCATTAATGTAAATTAATACTTGTTGTTGAATATTGCCTTCCCATCTGTAAATTAAATAAAAGGAAATTACCACAAATATCACATTCATACTTCCAATTTTCATGTTTATACTAATCATTTTTACCATTACTTTTAATGATGGGTAAAAAACAATTATACCCTTAAAGTTAACTAATCTTAACTTAGGGTTTAAAGTTGAAAGGTGTGACAGAATTTTTGGAACGTGAAATTTAGGATTCTAATAAATATATAAATAAATACTTTAAAAATATAAAAAAAATTTAATAAATAGTTTCAAACATAATTTTCAATTTTCAAAAGGAAATTTTGAAAAAAAAAATAAAAAAAATTTCAAAAAAAGAAATTCAAATTTTTTTTTCTTTTTTAAGTTCGAATTTGAAAAAGTATAATTCGAAAACATAAAAAATAAAATTTATTTTTTTAAATATTTTTTAATTATTTTTTATTTATTTAAATAATAATTTATTATATATATATATATATATATAGATAACAAAGGCATAAGAGTATTTTGCCACTTAATGAACAATGTATTTTTGAAAATATTCATTTATTGGTGGTAAAGACGAAAAGTGGTACCAAATTTTCCCATTAAATAAAGTAATCAAAAGTGATAGCAAATAAATGGCCATCCATATATTGATTTATATACATTGATATTTGAAATTTAGTGTAGGAAGAAGCACATATTCAAAATGATAGAAAAGTCACTCGATTGATCTCAAAGAAGTAAACTACCAAACAATAATTTGCGGTGTCACGTCGATGGAACTTGAAACAACATATTTTGGGGACAGGATGGTTTTACATGAAATGAGTACTGATGAGAGTAAAAAATATATAACGAAACCTCTCATATATAACGAAACCTCTCATCTTTGCATGCATAATGCCAAGCTCTGATCTGAGCAGACTGAGCTGTATAATATATGAAGATTCTTCAATTACTAGATGTGGTGTTTGTTATTGTTAGGAATTGATGAAGATAATGCGGAAGTTTGATATGCACAATCGAGTTTGTTTATGTAAGTTTTAAGGAACCGAAGTTTGTTGATTTAATCACACGAAAGCACAGCATATTGAAGCAGATGGAAAGATGTAGATTTGTATTAGTTATTTAGAATTGGATTTTATGTAAGAGCATCCACGTCGATGAACCCCCTCTTGGAGTTCATTTTTTTAATTTTTTATTATTAATTTTTTTTTTTTCTTTTTGAATTTTAAAAAAAAAAAAAAAAACTAGACCAACCGCGGGTCTCCACGACACGTGGGGCCCGCGCTACAGTGATGATCTTTAGGAGAGAGGAGTTCATCCAAGAGAGCTTTAGGAGAGAAGCATTCATGTGATTTTATTATTTTATTATTTTTTTTTATTTATGTGTAAACTTTTCCCATAAACCCTTAATGCGGATGTTTTAAGTATGTTTACGAAGAAAAAAAGTCATTTTTTGTTCGTTTACATATTTGAGTACAAGAGATCTGTGAAATCTATTAAAAGCCCATCGGCTTTTATTAAAATGTAAAAGAAAAATGACTTGGGCTACATGTTCTAAAGCCCAAAAACAGTTCAAATGGGAAGACTCCCACATCGGTTATGAAGAAAGAAAAATAATAGTATATATATTTTAACACAATCGACAATTCAAAGACCGAAAGTGGGAGGGTCTGGCTCCCGGCAAAGGTGTGAGAACGTAGCGAGGGGTCTAAACCTTTCCTGAATAGCAAAAAAATCAAATAAAAAGCTCGAAAATAATTTGGTATCAGAGCATCCATAACAAAAATATAAAAAATTAGAAGTATCAATCCAAGGAGAAGCAACAATCGAAGAGAATCAACCATCTTTGAAGAAGTTCATTTAGTTACCTCCTGCGAGAAAATAATTTGGTATCAGAGCCGGACCATCAATTAAAAGGCAGGTATGAACCTTATGAAATCTATAAAACACTACATAATTATCAATAAGATTTAATCTAAAATTAACTTTAAATCCTAGTTACTGTGAGTATTTTTTATCAATTTATGGCCCTCGAAAATCTTGATAACCAATCAATGGAAGTAATAAAAAATATTGATAACGAAAAAAGTTTCTTTCAAGATATATTGATCGATAGATCTCTAATTGAAAAAGAAAACTTTGATATATCAGAAAAAACTAATTTTAAGAATAAAAATAATCCCTTGGCAAAAATATTTAGAAAAAATAATATTTTCTATGGAATTATGATGGGAGAAGTACCTATCCCAATTGATGAGGCAGCTGGTACAGTCGCTTTATCATTGGTCAACAAAGAACAAATAAACGAACGATTAAAAAAGATTAAAGATTCCAAAATTAAATCCTCAATAAAATATATAAATATAAATACTATTCAAATAATAATAAAAGGATTATTTCGAGAAAGTATAGATACTCCTATGGATCTTGAATTAATCGATGATAGAATAAATGATGATCAAGATAAAATAATAGCCTCTGGAGCATGTAATCTGAAGTTTGGAAAAGTAAAATTTGATGTTACTCTCCAAACAACCTTATCTTTATTAGATAACGACCTTGACAAATCCATGTTAGTAAACTATGATTTCTAAAGGATTGATTTATTTAAAGAAGGAAACCACCCGTTTTCAATATCATATAAAATAAACTATGCATTAAGTAATTCATCCCATAGTGTAAGTTATAATGCCAATTCTGAAGGAATACATATTGACAATTTATTTAGTCCAATTATTAAACTAGAAAAACCAAATCAGACAATAACCAAAAGAGACAAGAGATTGATTGAACGGAGACCATCTGTTTCTAAATCAAGAAACTCGAATGAAAAATTCATTGAACCAAGCACGAGTGCAACAAGAATAAGGAATAATCATCGAGAAAAAGAATTAGAAACAATAAATATCAAACTAAATAGATTAGAAAATTCCCTTGCATACTTAGATAATAGACTCTAATAAAAATTAGACAAAAATGCAAAAATCCCAAATAAAAAAGATAGAAGACAAAGAAAAGCCTAAGGAAGGCATAGAGAAAAGAAGCAAATATTTTGCTGAAATTTGTAAAATTATAAATAAAAATAATGGAAGAGCGACCAATTTCAACAAAATGGAAAAAGATATAATTAATATTAATTTAAATAAAATCAAAATAATAGAAGAATATCAAAAGCTATGAAAATGGATAAAATCATGGAACAAACTGTAGAACACCATCCAGAATTATATTCTATACCAGGGATACCATACAAAGAAAGAATTATACCAATACAAAGGAATATGGCAGAAAATACTGAATATAATTTAGGTGCAAATATAAAAGAAGAACAAAAGATTAGTCATTCACTACGAATCATATGTGGAGTTTTAAATAATCATACCGAAATGTTAAGTAACATATCAATAAACCAAATTAAGATACAGGAAAGCCTTGATGATATAAAAAGTGAAATAAAAATTTTAGATGAACTTGATAGATTACAAGGACTAGATGAATTATTAGAAACGGCAAGTAATTTGACTATAATAATAAATAAACTCACTGAAAAATTATGACTGAAAAAATTGGCGATCAAATAAAAATAATACTTGAAAAAATACAAAATATAGAAGAAAAACTAAACATTGATTTAAACAAGATGCAACAAATAAATGAAAAACTTAAAGGAAATATAGACAACTATAAGCAATTAAATGATAGACAAGTAAAAGAAATAGGCGAGCTTAAAAATAAATTAGAAGAGTCAGAAAAACATAAATGTATAACTATAGAAGAGTTAGAAAAATATTTTATTAAAAATAAAGATTTTCGGCAACCAGTAGCTGCGACTAGTATAATAAGAGTAGGAAGATGAGTAATATAAATGAAAGTATGGATGAATTAAGAGAAATGATGAAACAAATAACATTACTAGATAATCCAGCTATGGAAGAAAACGAAGTAATCATTGATAACTCCTCAGAAGATGAATCCGATAAGAAGCTCCTGCATCCTCTCGAAGAGGGGAGTAGTGGATTAAAGCCGGAAGAAAAATTAAAGAGAGAAGAAAAATCGAAAAATGAGATTGAAAAGATTAAATATAAAAAAGGATATTTTAAAACAATAGATGATAAATACGAAAAATATAAACAATTTAAACCAAAAGAAATGAAAGACGATCTTCTTGATCTAGATTGTGTACAACAACAAGAAGGAAAAACTAGACTTCACACTTGGGTTGCTGAACATCAAATACAATTACAACTTGATGAATCAATTTCAAAATTAAACGCAGAAAGTTATCTAAATCTGCTTATATATAGAACCACAGGAATGGTTTTTACCTTCTTAGCTAGTTTAAAAGACACCGGAAAAATACCAATTAACACTTACAAAACGCATAATGATATCCTAATAGCCATTGTCGAAACACTTAACCAACAATTCCTTGGAGGAATAAACCTTTTAGGAAATATACAAACTAATGAAGATGAAGATCAAATAATGAAAGTAAGACATGTACTAAATAATATAGAGATATGTGATATATGCTACCTAAACGAATTTATATGTCAATATGAATCATATTATTACCAACTACCCCATGAAGATTATGAAAAATATATGGATATATTTATCCAAAAACTACCTCAACCATTTAATGAAACTATTAGCAAGAAATTTAAAGAAAACAAAACAGAAGGATTAGTAGCAAACTCTTTAGGAGGAATAATAAAATCATTAAGAGACTATATAAGAAATCTATGTATTCAAAAGCAAGAACTTAAAAAATCAAAAAGACCGTTTAACTTATGCTGTGATAAATATGAAGATATACCACAAAGATTTCGTTGTGAACGAGAAAAGTATAAAAAACATAGAAAACATAAACCAAAATACTATAAAAGTTATAATAAAAGAAGATTTAAATACAATAATAAATATTATAAACCACAAAAAAGGAAATGGAATGATGAATATAAAAATAAAAGATATTTTAAGAAAAAATTTGATAAAAAATATTGTCCGCAGGGAAAGAAAAATTGCAAATGTTGGTTGTGTCAAGAAATTGGACATTATGCTAATGAATGCCCAAAAAGAAACAACTATAAAAAAGAAATTAAATATTTAAATTTGGTAAATCAAATAGGGCTAGAACCTATTGAATCATCAGATAGTGAAATAGAATACTGTTATAAAATTATTACTGATTCAGAATCATCAGAATCTAGTTATAATAGATCATCAGATGAATCCGAATAGTACATTTATAAAAATAGAAATCGAAGAAACTAAGAAATTAACTCTAGCATACATAGATTCAGGAGCAACCCTTTGTATTGCTCAAGAAAAAATGTTGAGCAAGGAAACATGGAAGAAGTTACCAAAACCAACTAAAATTACAGTTGCAGATAAAAGCCAACATGAATTAAAATATTCAGCATTTTTAATAAAAATAAAAATAATGAATAAAATATTTATTATTCCAAGTATTTATAAACATGATACTGGACTACCCTTTTTACTAGGAAACAACTTTCTAAAATTATACAGACCTTTTTGTCAACACCTAAAACATATAACACTTACATGTCCAAAACTAAAAAATCAAAAGAAGGAAGAAATAAAAATACCTATATATAATTCAAAAAGATTATTACTAATAAATAATATAAATAATGTAATATTAAAAATAGTAAACAATAAAATGGTAACAAATAAGCTTGATGAAGTTTGCAGTGAAGATCCACTAGATATAAAAAATACAAATAATCTTTTAATAGAAATAAAACTAAGAGACCCAAATAAAGAAATTAAAGTAAACTACAAAATGACATATACTGAACAAGATGTAAACGAATTTAAAGAAGAAACAAAGGTATTACTTGATAAAGGATTGATAAGAGAAAGTTATAGTCCTCATTCGTCACCAGCTTTTTATGTTAATAACCATAATGAACAGAAACGAGGAAAACGAAGAATGGTAATAGACTATAGAAAAATTAATGAAGCAACTATTGGAAATGCTCAAAACCTACCACGAAAAGAATTTTTAATTAAAAAACTTAGAGGAGCAAAATTCTTCTCGGCATTAGATGCAAAATCAGGATATTGGCAAATACGCCTCCATGAAAATACAAAACCATTAACGGCATTTACTTGTCCACCTCAAAAACATTTCGAATGGAATGTTTTACCTTTTGGATTAAAACAAGCACCAGGAATTTTTCAACAATTTATGGATAACAATTTGATTGGATATGAAGAATTTAGTGCGGCATATATTGATGATATTATAATATTCACAAAAAAAGACGAAAACGACCATTTAGAAAAAGTTTACAAAATATTAGAAAGATGTAAAGAAAAAGGAGTAGTACTAAGTAAAAAGAAAGCACAGATATTAAAAACGAGAATTGAATTCTTAGGTTTAGAAATAACTAGCGAAGGAAAAATAACCGCACAAAAACATATATTAGAAAAAATCTATGAATTTCCAAATAAACTAGAAGATAGAAAACAAATTCAAAGATTTCTAGGAAATCTTAATTATTTATCAGAACAAGGTTTCTTTAAAAATCTAGCAAAAGAACGAAAATCATTACAAGAAAAAATATCATAAAAGGTACCATGGAAATGGGAAGAAAAAGATAGTCAGACAGTAAAAAAATTAAAAGAAATGTGTAAAAATTTACCAGAATTATATAACCCGACTGATAATGACATCCTAATAGTGTCAACAGATGCATGTATTACACATTGGGGAGCAACTCTTACAGCTCTAACTAATAAAGCCTTAGAGAAAACAGAAAGATTAAAGGAATTAATTACTCAAAAGACAAGTCTAAGACAAGAGAAACTAGTTAAATATAATAGTGGAACATTTACAGCAACTCAACAAAATTACCCAATTCATGAACTAGAAACATTAGCAGCTATAAAAGCTTTTAAAAAATGGCAAATAGATTTAAGACCAATAACTTTCTACCTAAGAACTGACTCAAAATATTTAATTGGATTTCAGAAGTATAATATAAGAGCAAATTATAATCAGGGAAGGCTTATTCGATGGCAGATGCAATTATCTCAATACTCATATATACCAGTCTATATAAAAGGAGAACTCAATTCTATAGCAGATTCTCTTACACGAGAATATCGAAATAAACAATTGAAAGATTGATTAGATTTATTAAAATAAATAACTCATGATCTTGAGTATAAAAGATCAACCATCGATAATTGGTAAAAATTATCAACGAAACAAACAGTCTTCGGACAATAATCAGCCACTTTGGCAATATTTGGCAGGAATCATGGACTCGGTGATAAAGGTGATGGAAAATACTATCAAACAGAAAAAAGAAAATCTTCAAAAACTCCAAGACGAAATTACCCAACTTGAATCAACTGTCCAAACACTAAAAAATCAAACCCAAAACAGTGAAACAATAATATTACCAGAAAGCCCGCCTACAAGCCCAGTTACGAAAAAACCCCATAAATATTATGTTATTTTCAACGGCCCAATGCGTGGAATATACGACGAATGGCATAAGGCCTCACAATTTATCACAGGAAGAAATATCACTCATAAAAGCTATGGCAATCTCGAGGATGCCAAACAAGCACTTGACGACTCGGTCCAGAAACGAAAAGGAATAGCCACTTCCTTTAAAGATCAACTTCTTCTCGGAGGAGGAGGAGGACGAAACAATCAACCACAACCCATAACCAGACTCACCCCTATCGGAAAAATTCCTACCATTGCCAAAATAGACACTACCCAAGCCATCCTTGAACAGATAAAACTAACCAAAGAAAAATTTCTCGAATACTTCGAAGAAATAAATACCTACCCAGAAAAAACTATTTATAAACATATATACCCAAAAAACCACCAAGACCTTGGCCCAAAAGCAGTGGTACTTCCCGAGGCAGATCCAATACTTACAAAAAACCTCCATGAATATGGACTTATAGAAACCCTTTATATACGAAAACCCGATTATCAACTAAAACACTTCCCGATTGGATTAAAAACAGCTATTTCAAGATATTTTTCAGGATATGCTAAAGGAAAGGAAGTATTTCTTCAGTATTACAGCAACCACCCAGAACTCAACCAAACAGGATTAAGCTGCCCAGCGATCAAATTAATAATAATGGGGATCAGTAACGAGCAATATCCAACCAAAGATGGTGCAGCAAACATTCATTATGATGAAGACGACCTGGTTCGAGTCGATGCTGAACTAACCATAGGAATACTCAGAAAACTCGTCTACATGAATGATTTCTTCCGACTCAACTACAAATCCGATTCAACACTTCTACTCACCAAATCAACCAAAGAATTCGACATTCAAGAAATTATAGGCCCAATAGTCTATAAAATATGGGACAATGGGATCAGCAAAAGTCTGCAATATCATCAAACAATGTGTAGACTACTTATCCAAAGTCAACTACAGAACAAGATCAGCGAAGAACATAAATGTCCTATTTGTACAGAAAAAACCAAAGAAGCCCAAGAAGAAAAGGCTCAAGAAGACTCCAGTGATGACCCAATAATAGAAGACGAGGCAACACCGACAAAAGAAATAAACATGTGAGAAAATTAGGTCGGCAACCACTCCACTTGAAAAAATCAATAATGTAATCTTATCTTTTATTTTTCTTTTTATTGGCCGAGATAAGATTTCGATCTTATCTTCTTATCTTTAGTAAGGCCTCCGTTGTAATATAAAAAGACTTAAGCGAGTTTGTATACATGGTTATCTGAACCTTTCTGTTGAGACTCCGTCTCTGAATAGCAGAAAAATCAAATAAAAAGCTCGAAAATAATTTGGTATCAGAGCATCCATCACAAAAATATAAAAAATTAGAAGTATCAATCCAAGGAGAAGCAACAATCGAAGAGAATCA
Proteins encoded in this window:
- the LOC106340506 gene encoding transcription factor bHLH19 — its product is MDADFFLTDFSLENIDFDFNIYEEMNVSPVEASMHTQRGQFSSSFDHQMNLDQLTEKPKPAVKEMMINDKPRVISFDFSSNVSSSLAEEDILMDRLVRCGSKRKACSSSTRSPTLAKEHVIAERKRREKLSEKFIALSALLPGLKKADKITVLDDAISRVKQLQEQIRKLNEEKEARREMESMILVKKSKVLFDEEPYLSSSSSSSSHAKFDQLLPEIEAKVVQKEVLIRIHCEKRKGCMINILNTIENLHLRIENSIVLPFGDSTLDITVLAQMGKDFSVCAVKDLVRNLRLSMV